NNNNNNNNNNNNttttcttttttataaatttaagaatttattattttatctaTTCTTCAATTCTCATGGTTCTttcaatataaaaaaaaaatacacatttatataaccATGGTGactacatatataatatgtgcctcttaaaattttctttttctttttttttttttttttttttcccccTTCCATgagatataataaatttacaATAAATACACATTATgttaacatataaataatttttaattcaaatattttctttttatatattatacacatacccaaaaaaaaaaaaaaaaattaaaataatataatataaaataaataaatataaattatctCCTTCTCTAGGTTTAattcttatataaaataataacacaTAATTAAACTCTTTtgttcaaaaaaaaaaaaaaaagaatattttatatataattaaatattatcatattcttatataatatatatatatatatatatatatatatatataaatacatacacaCACAATATATACATTCTTTTATCCAATATGTCActttaataattattatcataataattataagcacataaatataaacatataaaattctGTTAATCTTCAAATACATGTACAATCTTTTCATGTGTCCTTTATTCATAACaattcacatatatatatatatataaaataaataaataaacaaataaataaatagacgtacaaaaatattatatattcaaatcATTATCAcgataaaaaaaaaaaggaaaaaaataaaataaaataaaataaaataataatgaaatatttaaattatatattaaattaaaacaaaataaaatgtatacattcatttatatatattattcatatataataataactttcttattatataccATACATACTCCACACCTACATCCAATAAAATTTCATTcgaataaaataaaaaaaattaaaaaaaattattaaaaaggcaaattttgtaaataaataaataaataaatatatatatatatatatatatatatatatatatatacctttttatatatacttcatatatattttttttttttttttttttttttttttttttttttttttttttcctattTTCATTCGAAGGGGTTATAACTATTCAAATGCTTCGATAATTTTTCCATAATTTCCGTTTCATTAAAATTTTCAGACCTTTTATTATCAACAgttgttttattttttctcttcATTTTATCCTTGACagttttattatcatcattattaatttgATCATTCTTTCTGCTATTTGCTTTTTCCatatgtaatttttttacgtctttttttttatgattatccttatatatttcacttgtaatatgtatttctttttttctttgaCAAGAATTATTCTTCACAgtatctttttttttattatttataacaaCACCCTCactaatattattattattattattattattatcattatctaTACCATTTTTTACATCTAGTTGTTTATTCATCTTTGCTGTATTTTCTTCctcttcattatttaaacTACTACTTCCTTTAATTAATCCCATCAATATCTTCCCGGTCAAGGTATTCACATTTATATCATCTTCCCTATTTATAGATGATACATCTTTATCATCCATATCGTCGTCAGTATATGAATCATCAAAATTGAATATATCGAATTTATCcttaacattttttttactacctacacttatttttttaacaatATTTCTATCATCACAAATATTTGTTACACTAGTACTAGGactaaatatatttttattaactACGATATTTTGActattcatttttttattatcatttatagatatatcgttatttttattattttttaatttattcGATAAATTATCATTCTTCAActtgataatattattattatcacatATATTGGTATCCATAACATTTGATgtcattttattattctttacATTGTCTTTATTCTTCTCCCTTATATCACCCTTAAGAGAATAATATGAACCATTCCTTTCTATCCCTTTTGACATTTCTCCTAggctttttttttttttcttcatcattaCTTTTTTGCTATTATCCACATTAgcattatcattattattgttattgttCTTTTTCGTGATATCCAAAATATCTTTCTTCTTAACCATCTTTATATGATCAACCTCTTCTTTTCCGACATTTAAATTTGGATTGCTCTCCACACACTTGGACAACTTGTTCATCTCACTAATATTAACATTACTATTGTgattttgtttattattattattattattattattattattattatttgaacTTTTAGGTATAACCATATCAACATTCTCCTTAGTGCTATTCATATTTCCCTTTgataacatattttttgtgttatttaaaaaatattgaatCTCTTTATTTATCGGACTTCTATCAGAGGAAGCAGAAAGAAGACCAGTCAAACCATTAGAAGACACACCTTTTACATTTACACTTTTTAAAGCCTCTTTTAAATATCTACTACCCTTCTTCTCATCATTACAATTTAAGGGTGTTGTATaattatctatattatatgttgATTGTATTCCAAACTTCTGTTCATTCAATTTAAACATATCCTCGGCACTCCAACCATTCATGTGATTTTCTCCAAACGTTTTGTCATTACATGCGTCTAGATTCGTATTTCTTGATGACTTGTAATACACAGAAGAGTCGTCCACTGAATGATAAGCATTTCTCATCATCTTTCTATGATTtccatatatatcattctttgcattatataacaatttGTTCTTATTATTTCCATATACTCTCATCTGAAAATATTTCCTCTTCTCAATATATTGATCATCAAAACTTCTTAAACCTACCTCCTTCAATCGTAAGGCTGAGAGATGACCCACGcctatttttttaatatgatTCCTATACATCTTCTGATAAAAATCTTGATCACCATTTTTATTGAAGTAGCTATGATATCCTctattataatacatattatagTTATTACCgtaatttatattataatttgggtaatacatatatttattgttataataatatttgttattataatggtaataattattattattattgttcatatttcCTTTCACAAgcatattatttataactTTCTTGCCATCCTTATTATTGCTATTGTTATTATGATAACTATTATTATgcttaatattattattattattattattattattatgtttagtattattattactcATAACCTTCTTgtcatatattatattatgattcatattattattcaccatatcatcattcatattatccTCATTACACTTGTCCATTATATGATCCTTTTTCATGTTGTCCATATTAAACACATTAGGTACAAAATTGTTGTAAATGTTCCCATAAGATATATTTGAACCCTCCTCATTTTTATACACACTATTATGTATTAACATACGgctattattattattattattattattattattattattattattattactactatCATTACTCATACTCAAATATCCCTTATCAAATGTATTATTCTGTTTCATCATGTCACTATTCATACTGTTCACATTTAAAACATCCGTATACGTGTCTTTGTTAGATAAAGAATCAACTTcttcatcataataataatcatcatcacttttaaaaaaataataattcgATTTATACATATCCTTCGTTTCCATATCTGCATTTTGcaatttctttataatatgaGCGTCGATACCAGTTATTTGATATTTATAAGATAATATACTACTTCCTGAAACGTAggtatttttttttgaaacttttccttttatagataattttaaaacattAATCCATTTAATCAAATTCGGGATAAACGGACATacaaacatataattaatacGCTCTTTTTTATTGTCAAAAAAGGtttcttttcttcttttgGAATCTTTATATTCTAATAGTTTCTCGATATCGAACCACCGAATGTCTCCAATTTCTTTTCTTGTCTTGGGCTGAAATTTTGTATCTTCTCTTATACCTGGAAttacaaataattttatggGCTGATCTTCAATATGAGTTTCGATATATACTTGCTCATCAATATACGGAAATATATCTATACCAATTTCTTCGTAGATCTCTCGACAAGCACACACAGAATCTTCTTCTAATTCATCCACTTTTCCTCTTGGAAAAGACCAACTATCTGTGCTCCATCCCTTTACTAGTAAACATTTTCTTAAATCATGGTTTAAAAGAATAGCACCTCTCAATGGTATCGTTCTACAATATCTTCTCcaatttaaagaaaattgTTCATGAGCTGATGGAGGTAcatatttctttaaaattGGACAATCGTCACATATTAAATAACCAAATGTTTTTAAACTCAACTTTGGTAATTTGTCTGGATATTTATCCTGCCACATATCATCATACCACCAATACGCTTCTTGaatttgaaaatataaatgcacatgatcttttaataaaaactCAGGTAATAATGCGATAAATCTTCCATAACAATCTAATAAAGCATCGTCTAATAATTTCTTATCTTTGGCTAGCTGCTTAATTCTTTGAGCACTAAATAGTTTCGTGCCCTTTGAACTATTGGGCAATTTATTAGCTAAATTCTTCTGCAACTTATTATTAGGCATTTTTGTTACCTTCTCTTTATAATTTGCTTCTTCTTCAAATAactttaataaaaaaaaaaataataaataaaaaaaaaattgcAAAAGAAATACACCTATATGTAATTTATTaacaaaaagaaagaaaacATTATTCtaattataaaagaaaaaattcaaaaatata
The genomic region above belongs to Plasmodium reichenowi strain SY57 chromosome 13, whole genome shotgun sequence and contains:
- a CDS encoding mRNA-decapping enzyme 2, putative, yielding MPNNKLQKNLANKLPNSSKGTKLFSAQRIKQLAKDKKLLDDALLDCYGRFIALLPEFLLKDHVHLYFQIQEAYWWYDDMWQDKYPDKLPKLSLKTFGYLICDDCPILKKYVPPSAHEQFSLNWRRYCRTIPLRGAILLNHDLRKCLLVKGWSTDSWSFPRGKVDELEEDSVCACREIYEEIGIDIFPYIDEQVYIETHIEDQPIKLFVIPGIREDTKFQPKTRKEIGDIRWFDIEKLLEYKDSKRRKETFFDNKKERINYMFVCPFIPNLIKWINVLKLSIKGKVSKKNTYVSGSSILSYKYQITGIDAHIIKKLQNADMETKDMYKSNYYFFKSDDDYYYDEEVDSLSNKDTYTDVLNVNSMNSDMMKQNNTFDKGYLSMSNDSSNNNNNNNNNNNNNNNSRMLIHNSVYKNEEGSNISYGNIYNNFVPNVFNMDNMKKDHIMDKCNEDNMNDDMVNNNMNHNIIYDKKVMSNNNTKHNNNNNNNNNIKHNNSYHNNNSNNKDGKKVINNMLVKGNMNNNNNNYYHYNNKYYYNNKYMYYPNYNINYGNNYNMYYNRGYHSYFNKNGDQDFYQKMYRNHIKKIGVGHLSALRLKEVGLRSFDDQYIEKRKYFQMRVYGNNKNKLLYNAKNDIYGNHRKMMRNAYHSVDDSSVYYKSSRNTNLDACNDKTFGENHMNGWSAEDMFKLNEQKFGIQSTYNIDNYTTPLNCNDEKKGSRYLKEALKSVNVKGVSSNGLTGLLSASSDRSPINKEIQYFLNNTKNMLSKGNMNSTKENVDMVIPKSSNNNNNNNNNNNNKQNHNSNVNISEMNKLSKCVESNPNLNVGKEEVDHIKMVKKKDILDITKKNNNNNNDNANVDNSKKVMMKKKKKSLGEMSKGIERNGSYYSLKGDIREKNKDNVKNNKMTSNVMDTNICDNNNIIKLKNDNLSNKLKNNKNNDISINDNKKMNSQNIVVNKNIFSPSTSVTNICDDRNIVKKISVGSKKNVKDKFDIFNFDDSYTDDDMDDKDVSSINREDDINVNTLTGKILMGLIKGSSSLNNEEEENTAKMNKQLDVKNGIDNDNNNNNNNNISEGVVINNKKKDTVKNNSCQRKKEIHITSEIYKDNHKKKDVKKLHMEKANSRKNDQINNDDNKTVKDKMKRKNKTTVDNKRSENFNETEIMEKLSKHLNSYNPFE